TGGTCGTTAAGCACCACGAATACGATGCTGACTTTTTCCGCGACCGCGACCGATATTTCCTGGCCGTTCATCAACATGCTGCCGTCGCCGGTAATGCAGACCACAGGATCCTTGCGATTGGCGACCGCTGTGCCGACCGCGCCGCCTATGGCCCAGCCCATCGCGGCGAAATTCATGGTTACCCGCAGCCAACCGCCGTCGGTTTTGCGCTGGCCGGGGGAGATTTTGCGTCCGCCGCCGCCCAAGCGCCTTTCGCCCATGCGCCGGTCTATGCCGGAATGTAAATAATGTACCGACCAGGAGACGCTGTTGCCGGTGTCGGCCAAAAAGCGGGTGGTCGGCGGAAATATCCGGCCCAATTCCTTCATCAAACGTTGCGGTTTAATCGGCACCGCATCGCTTTCGTACTTCTCCGGCTCCAACAGCAGCGCGCGAGGATCCCACTCCGTGGCGTTGTTATCGCGGGATTTACGGTGGCGGGCGTACTCGAAATTATCGGTTTTTTGTTGGTTATGGAATTGCTCCACCAGCCGGCTGAAAATCGATTGGATGCGTCCGCGCACATGCAGTTGAGCCATCGGCGTACGGGACAGGTGTTCTTCGGATTCGTCGATATGTACCAAACGGTTATTCAATACGCTGTCGCTCCAGCCGCCGCTGTTCCATTCGCCCATGTTGGCACCTATCGCCAGAATCAAATCCACCGACGGATCCTGTAGAGCGGCTTCCGCCGCATCGTGGCCGCCGAAACCGAACACCCCGCGAAACAACGGATGTCTGGGGTTGACCAGGCCTTTGCCGTCCGGGGTGGTGACGATAGCGGTTCCTTTCAGCGCGGCAAACTGCAAAATCGAGCCTATTGCTTCGCCGCATAAGCCGCCGATCAGCAATACTACATTCTGGGCTTTGGTCAGCATATCGCGCAGATTTTCAATCGCGTCGTTATCCACCATGGAGGATGGCGCTAAAAGATTTCTCAAGTCGTAAGAGGGTTCGTGCCGGGCGCAAGGGCTGCGGAATACATCGACCGGAACCGTCAGGTGAGAAGGGCCCTTGGGGGCGCGAACGGCGCGCTGCAAGGCCGTCACCAGTTTGGCTTCCAGTTGTTTTGGATGGGAGATCAGGGAGTTATAACGGGTGCAGTGACGAAACATGCCCAAGGTGTTGATCCCGGTACAAGACGACTCCTGCAGCGGGTTTTTGCCGAACGCCGGCAGGGCCGGTTGTCCGGTAATCACCAGCATCGGAATATTGTTGTCGTAGGCGCAGGCGACGCCGGTAATCAAATTGGTGG
This sequence is a window from Methylomonas methanica MC09. Protein-coding genes within it:
- a CDS encoding thiamine pyrophosphate-binding protein — its product is MNAQISLIHTQMESARDNPDGKPAPPKEVADLLVEYLEQLQIEYVFGVPGGAIEPFYNAIARSTRRGGIRHILARHEAGAAFMADGYARESGKIGVCCSTSGPGATNLITGVACAYDNNIPMLVITGQPALPAFGKNPLQESSCTGINTLGMFRHCTRYNSLISHPKQLEAKLVTALQRAVRAPKGPSHLTVPVDVFRSPCARHEPSYDLRNLLAPSSMVDNDAIENLRDMLTKAQNVVLLIGGLCGEAIGSILQFAALKGTAIVTTPDGKGLVNPRHPLFRGVFGFGGHDAAEAALQDPSVDLILAIGANMGEWNSGGWSDSVLNNRLVHIDESEEHLSRTPMAQLHVRGRIQSIFSRLVEQFHNQQKTDNFEYARHRKSRDNNATEWDPRALLLEPEKYESDAVPIKPQRLMKELGRIFPPTTRFLADTGNSVSWSVHYLHSGIDRRMGERRLGGGGRKISPGQRKTDGGWLRVTMNFAAMGWAIGGAVGTAVANRKDPVVCITGDGSMLMNGQEISVAVAEKVSIVFVVLNDQSLGMVKHGQRMAGAEQIGCDLPPNDFAALARALGAVAYTIRSPDDLAKLDIAAICAYKGPTLLDVYIDPEEEPPMNVRMRVLVNKNDR